A part of Desulfomicrobium baculatum DSM 4028 genomic DNA contains:
- a CDS encoding ABC transporter ATP-binding protein produces the protein MDSVILGCSGVAVRFGGVQALADIHFEAVQGQITAIIGPNGAGKTTLLNVISGMVTQSHGTLTFEGRDITVLPAHKRAWGGMVRTFQNLEIFSNMTVLENVTMGCHGRLSLPAWHSLLRTPKSRRLENEVRREAFEALEFVGMADLAQATAKDLAFGKQRLLELARALAARPKLLLLDEPAAGLNIAETQLLADLILRIRDTYNLSVILVEHDMELVMRISDAILVLCFGQTISRGTPAQVQKDPKVIAAYLGGDED, from the coding sequence ATGGATAGCGTGATTCTCGGCTGCAGCGGCGTCGCTGTGCGTTTCGGCGGGGTGCAGGCCCTGGCCGACATCCATTTCGAGGCCGTGCAAGGACAGATCACGGCCATCATCGGTCCCAACGGAGCGGGCAAGACCACGCTCCTGAACGTCATCTCGGGCATGGTCACGCAGAGCCATGGAACCCTGACCTTCGAAGGCCGCGACATCACGGTCCTGCCGGCGCACAAGCGGGCCTGGGGCGGGATGGTGCGCACCTTCCAGAATCTGGAGATTTTCTCCAACATGACTGTGCTTGAAAATGTGACCATGGGTTGCCACGGGCGATTGTCCCTTCCGGCCTGGCACAGCCTCCTGCGCACACCGAAATCCAGGCGCCTGGAGAATGAGGTCCGCCGCGAAGCCTTTGAAGCGCTTGAATTCGTGGGCATGGCCGATCTGGCCCAGGCCACGGCCAAGGATCTGGCCTTCGGCAAACAGCGCTTGCTCGAACTGGCGCGGGCCCTGGCCGCACGGCCCAAGCTCCTGCTCCTGGACGAGCCTGCGGCCGGGCTCAACATCGCCGAAACCCAGCTTCTGGCCGACCTGATCCTGCGCATCCGCGACACCTACAATTTGTCCGTCATTCTGGTCGAGCACGACATGGAACTGGTCATGCGCATCAGCGACGCCATTCTGGTGCTGTGCTTCGGGCAGACCATCAGCCGAGGCACTCCGGCGCAGGTCCAGAAAGACCCCAAGGTCATCGCCGCGTACCTGGGTGGGGACGAGGACTGA
- a CDS encoding branched-chain amino acid ABC transporter permease translates to MSYRKDMIWLAAFFGVLMLAPTLLPNNYYLTILILGCLHAMNAVGLCLLVGHAGQISLGHAGFYGLGAYTTSYLSTTVGLSVGLSMLAGVGLTAIVAVLVGLPSLKLKGHYLAMATLGFGIILSILFTETVDITGGPSGFVGIPRLSLFGWELRKDVTLFRLVAVILCLFVWLSFNLLHSRVGRALRALHTSERAAEAMGVDIANYKLLVFVLSAAFSGFAGVLYAHYLTFIAPSSFGFMFSVELIVMVVLGGMISVPGAIVGAFFITVLPEFLRAFENIEVLLFGAILVLCMMFLPDGMAGGWNRLWAWGKARLSGAVHG, encoded by the coding sequence GTGTCATATCGTAAGGACATGATCTGGCTGGCGGCCTTTTTCGGAGTGCTCATGCTGGCTCCGACGCTGCTGCCCAACAACTACTACCTGACCATCCTCATCCTGGGCTGTCTGCACGCCATGAACGCCGTGGGGCTGTGCCTGCTGGTCGGGCATGCCGGACAGATATCCCTGGGACATGCCGGGTTCTACGGGCTTGGCGCATACACGACTTCCTATCTGAGCACCACTGTGGGGCTTTCGGTAGGCCTGTCCATGCTGGCGGGTGTGGGCCTGACCGCGATCGTCGCCGTTCTGGTCGGCCTGCCTTCGCTCAAGCTCAAAGGGCATTATCTGGCCATGGCCACGCTGGGATTCGGCATCATCCTGTCCATTCTCTTCACCGAAACCGTGGACATCACCGGGGGCCCGTCGGGGTTCGTGGGCATTCCGCGTTTGTCCCTCTTCGGCTGGGAGCTGCGCAAGGACGTGACGCTTTTTCGCCTCGTGGCCGTGATCCTGTGCCTTTTCGTCTGGCTGTCCTTCAACCTGCTGCACAGCCGTGTCGGCCGGGCGCTCCGCGCCCTGCACACCTCCGAGCGGGCAGCCGAGGCCATGGGCGTGGACATCGCCAACTACAAGCTTTTGGTCTTTGTGCTGTCCGCCGCTTTTTCGGGCTTCGCCGGAGTCCTCTACGCCCATTACCTGACCTTTATCGCGCCGTCGTCTTTTGGCTTCATGTTCTCGGTGGAGCTTATCGTCATGGTGGTGCTGGGCGGCATGATCAGCGTGCCGGGGGCCATCGTCGGGGCTTTTTTCATCACCGTGCTGCCGGAATTTCTGCGCGCTTTTGAAAACATCGAGGTTTTGCTCTTCGGGGCCATTCTGGTGCTGTGCATGATGTTTTTGCCCGACGGCATGGCCGGGGGCTGGAACAGGCTGTGGGCCTGGGGCAAGGCACGGCTTTCAGGGGCTGTTCATGGATAG
- a CDS encoding WecB/TagA/CpsF family glycosyltransferase, with product MRPSIPPTILGTIIHPTTYRDATALILGWAVRAESRSVCLANVHMVMEAYDDPAYEAEVNGADLAAPDGMPIVWILKLLGHDVKDRVYGPTLTLRVLEAAAMQEVPVGFYGASSDVLAALIVNVRQKFPGLCVTYSCSPPFREPTSDEDEATVRDINASGARILFVGLGCPKQERWMHQHKGRVQAVMLGVGAAFDFHAGAIPQAPSWMRDRGLEWLFRLCVEPRRLWKRHLLHNPRFVILSILELLGLGKQDRA from the coding sequence ATGCGTCCATCCATTCCCCCCACCATCCTCGGCACAATCATCCACCCCACCACCTACCGCGACGCCACCGCCCTGATTCTTGGCTGGGCGGTCAGGGCTGAAAGCCGGTCTGTTTGCCTGGCCAACGTGCATATGGTCATGGAGGCATACGACGATCCCGCCTACGAGGCAGAGGTCAACGGCGCGGATCTGGCCGCGCCGGACGGCATGCCGATTGTGTGGATTTTGAAATTGCTGGGACATGACGTGAAAGACAGGGTCTATGGACCGACCCTGACGCTGCGGGTGCTGGAAGCCGCCGCCATGCAGGAGGTCCCGGTGGGCTTTTACGGCGCGTCTTCTGATGTGCTGGCCGCGTTGATCGTAAACGTGCGACAAAAATTTCCCGGCCTCTGTGTCACCTATTCCTGTAGCCCGCCCTTCCGGGAACCGACGTCGGATGAAGACGAGGCAACAGTCCGGGACATCAACGCCTCCGGCGCTCGCATTCTCTTTGTGGGCCTTGGCTGCCCAAAGCAGGAAAGGTGGATGCACCAGCACAAGGGACGCGTGCAGGCCGTGATGCTCGGTGTAGGCGCGGCATTTGATTTCCATGCCGGAGCGATCCCGCAGGCTCCGTCATGGATGCGGGACCGTGGCCTGGAATGGCTGTTCCGCCTGTGCGTGGAACCGCGTCGGCTATGGAAGCGCCACCTTCTTCACAATCCACGCTTCGTGATCTTGAGCATTCTTGAACTGCTTGGGCTCGGGAAACAGGACAGGGCCTGA
- the rpsT gene encoding 30S ribosomal protein S20, with product MANHKSALKRHRQSLKARERNRMMKTRVKNATKALHAAIASNDNEAVANALKNVTSILDKAASKKIVHWRTAARKISRLSVASNKI from the coding sequence TTGGCTAATCACAAGTCTGCCCTGAAGAGACACCGCCAGAGCCTGAAGGCTCGCGAGCGCAACAGAATGATGAAGACCCGGGTGAAGAACGCCACAAAGGCCTTGCACGCCGCCATCGCGTCCAACGATAACGAAGCCGTCGCAAACGCCCTGAAGAACGTCACCTCCATTCTGGACAAGGCCGCGAGCAAGAAGATTGTTCACTGGCGCACCGCAGCCAGAAAGATTTCCAGGCTCTCCGTGGCCTCGAACAAAATCTAG
- a CDS encoding BRO-N domain-containing protein gives MKSDITIFEEAKIRRVYDEKTEIWFFSVVDIIRVLTDSPDPGAYWRKMKQRLKAEGSETVTNCHGLKLTAEDGKQRLTDVADAETLLRLVQSVPSPKAEPIKLWLAKIGYERMQEMADPEIALNRSRDLWQKHGRSEKWIEQRMLGHETRNKLTDYWKDHDIKDGQEYAILTNIIHQEWSDLSVKQHKTLKRLKSQNLRDHMTEAELIFTALAELSTRQIAESMNATGLEENKVAGKHGGGIARQARKELEEKTGRNVISSESGLMPGIEE, from the coding sequence ATGAAAAGTGACATCACCATCTTCGAAGAAGCGAAAATTCGACGTGTTTACGATGAAAAAACAGAAATCTGGTTCTTTTCAGTGGTAGACATTATCAGAGTGCTTACCGACAGCCCCGACCCTGGTGCTTACTGGCGGAAGATGAAGCAGCGTCTCAAAGCTGAAGGAAGTGAAACCGTGACAAATTGTCACGGGTTGAAACTGACAGCCGAAGACGGCAAGCAGCGGTTGACTGACGTGGCCGACGCAGAAACGCTTTTGCGTCTGGTTCAGTCCGTTCCCAGCCCAAAAGCGGAGCCGATAAAGTTATGGCTCGCCAAGATTGGCTATGAGCGCATGCAGGAAATGGCCGACCCGGAAATTGCCCTGAATCGTTCCCGCGATTTATGGCAAAAACATGGTCGGTCTGAAAAGTGGATTGAGCAGCGCATGCTCGGGCATGAAACGCGAAACAAGCTGACAGATTACTGGAAAGATCACGACATCAAGGACGGCCAAGAATATGCCATTCTGACGAATATTATTCACCAGGAGTGGTCTGATCTGAGCGTGAAACAGCATAAGACTCTGAAGAGGCTCAAGTCGCAAAATCTTCGTGATCACATGACTGAAGCCGAACTCATTTTCACCGCCCTTGCCGAACTCTCTACCCGTCAGATTGCGGAAAGCATGAACGCGACCGGCCTTGAAGAAAACAAGGTTGCAGGGAAGCATGGCGGCGGTATCGCGCGGCAAGCCAGAAAAGAACTGGAAGAAAAAACGGGGCGTAACGTCATCAGCAGCGAAAGCGGGCTTATGCCCGGTATTGAAGAATAG
- a CDS encoding branched-chain amino acid ABC transporter permease: MDPSSLLQYLITGLTLGSTYGLTALGFTIIFNTTGVINFAQGEFVMLGGMMSVYFMHSLGFGEPAAVVLAVLGATMVGALVERLAIRPVRDCPAINLIIITIGVSILIRGLAMLLWGKDTHVLEPFSGNQPIMFLGAAIMPQAIWVLTISLFLLGALKLFFSGTIHGKAMLACSYDTKAASLVGIGVQRMVLFSFMISALVGAVGGVILAPITMTSYDVGIMLGLKGFAACILGGLGNPFGAAAGGVILGVLESLGAGFVSSAYKDALAFVILLILLFVKPSGLFGLKDSKRV; encoded by the coding sequence ATGGATCCATCCAGTCTGCTGCAATATCTGATCACGGGACTCACGCTGGGCAGCACCTACGGGCTGACCGCCCTGGGGTTCACCATCATCTTCAATACCACTGGCGTGATCAATTTCGCCCAGGGTGAATTTGTCATGCTCGGCGGGATGATGAGCGTCTACTTCATGCACTCGCTGGGCTTTGGCGAGCCTGCGGCCGTGGTGCTGGCCGTCCTTGGTGCGACTATGGTCGGCGCCCTGGTGGAACGGCTGGCCATCCGTCCCGTGCGGGACTGTCCGGCCATCAATCTGATCATCATCACCATCGGTGTCTCCATCCTTATCAGAGGCCTGGCCATGCTGCTGTGGGGCAAGGACACGCATGTCCTGGAACCCTTCTCCGGCAATCAGCCGATCATGTTCCTGGGCGCGGCCATCATGCCGCAGGCCATCTGGGTCCTGACCATTAGCCTTTTTCTGCTCGGGGCCTTGAAGCTGTTTTTCTCCGGCACCATTCACGGCAAGGCCATGCTGGCCTGTTCGTATGATACCAAGGCCGCTTCACTGGTCGGCATCGGCGTGCAGCGCATGGTCCTTTTTTCCTTCATGATCTCCGCCCTGGTCGGAGCGGTGGGCGGCGTGATCCTGGCCCCCATCACCATGACCTCCTACGATGTCGGCATCATGCTTGGACTCAAAGGTTTCGCGGCCTGCATCCTGGGCGGGCTCGGCAACCCGTTCGGGGCGGCGGCAGGAGGCGTGATCCTTGGCGTGCTGGAATCCCTTGGCGCGGGGTTTGTCTCTTCGGCCTATAAGGACGCACTGGCCTTCGTCATTCTGCTGATCCTTCTTTTCGTCAAACCCTCCGGGCTGTTCGGCCTCAAAGACTCCAAAAGGGTGTGA
- a CDS encoding amphi-Trp domain-containing protein produces the protein MSDKKKIIEVEETRLAYMAGMLLKEVAEGLSRRQFEFKTEDGPVTVTVPKDVELEYSVEQKEKDGGTKTKLEIEISWKS, from the coding sequence ATGTCCGACAAGAAAAAAATCATCGAAGTTGAAGAGACCCGCCTGGCTTATATGGCTGGAATGCTGCTCAAGGAAGTCGCGGAAGGCCTCTCCCGCCGCCAGTTCGAATTCAAGACCGAGGACGGCCCCGTCACGGTGACTGTGCCCAAGGATGTGGAACTCGAATACAGCGTGGAACAAAAGGAAAAGGACGGCGGCACCAAGACCAAGCTGGAGATCGAGATTTCCTGGAAATCGTGA
- a CDS encoding ABC transporter substrate-binding protein, translating to MNAAKCVVALVAYLLTCVPAFAADAIKIGAILSVTGPASFLGEPEKNTLIMLQDQLNAAGGVNGQQVEVIVYDDESDVNKCVMAAKKLLDQDQVAVVIGPSISGNTLAISKFFSSAEVPLVSCAAAEKIVRPVDPWVFNTPQLDRHAVTKILLDARAKGFSRLAILTVSDGYGQAGRGVLKELIPAQGFELAADEVYGPKDTDMTAQLTKIKGAGADAIICWGTNPGPAVVARNRVQLGLGIPLYMSHGVASNKFIELAGDAAEGLVLPAGRLVAVDQVPADHPQKAVLEAYVAGYTKTYGTQISSFGGYAHDAFALVMEAIAKGGSAKSADIRDNLEKISGFAGTSGVYTYSPENHNGLDESAFIMVTIENGGWKVAN from the coding sequence ATGAACGCGGCAAAATGTGTCGTTGCTCTTGTCGCCTATCTGCTGACTTGCGTGCCGGCTTTTGCGGCCGATGCCATCAAGATCGGCGCCATTCTTTCCGTGACCGGCCCGGCGTCCTTCCTGGGAGAACCCGAGAAAAACACGCTGATCATGCTTCAGGATCAGCTTAACGCCGCCGGCGGCGTGAACGGGCAGCAGGTCGAGGTCATTGTCTACGACGATGAATCCGACGTGAACAAATGCGTCATGGCCGCCAAGAAGCTCCTTGATCAGGACCAGGTTGCCGTGGTCATCGGACCCAGCATTTCCGGCAACACCCTGGCCATCTCCAAGTTCTTTTCCTCCGCCGAGGTGCCGCTTGTTTCCTGCGCCGCCGCCGAGAAGATCGTGCGTCCCGTAGACCCCTGGGTGTTCAATACGCCGCAGCTGGATCGCCACGCCGTGACCAAGATTCTTCTGGACGCGAGGGCCAAGGGGTTTTCACGGCTCGCCATCCTGACCGTATCCGACGGCTACGGCCAGGCCGGACGCGGCGTGCTGAAGGAGCTCATCCCGGCTCAAGGGTTCGAGCTTGCGGCCGATGAGGTCTACGGACCCAAGGATACGGACATGACCGCGCAGTTGACCAAGATCAAGGGCGCCGGCGCGGACGCCATCATCTGCTGGGGCACAAATCCCGGCCCGGCGGTGGTCGCTCGCAACCGTGTGCAGCTCGGTCTGGGCATACCTCTGTACATGAGCCACGGGGTGGCTTCGAACAAGTTCATCGAGCTCGCCGGAGATGCCGCCGAAGGGCTGGTGCTGCCCGCCGGCAGGCTGGTGGCCGTGGACCAGGTGCCGGCCGATCATCCCCAGAAGGCGGTGCTGGAAGCGTATGTTGCGGGTTACACCAAAACCTACGGCACCCAGATTTCCTCTTTCGGCGGCTATGCCCACGATGCCTTCGCTCTGGTCATGGAAGCCATTGCCAAGGGTGGGTCCGCAAAATCCGCCGATATCCGCGACAATCTGGAAAAGATTTCAGGCTTTGCGGGCACCTCGGGCGTTTACACTTATTCTCCCGAGAATCATAACGGCCTCGACGAGTCCGCTTTTATTATGGTCACTATCGAAAATGGCGGCTGGAAGGTCGCGAACTAA
- a CDS encoding ABC transporter ATP-binding protein: MQPTLLSLKNMDVFYGRIHAVRRATLHVRQGEIVALIGGNGAGKTTMLCTISGLIRPGQGSILFGDTDLVHRSPEQIVRAGISHVPEGRLVFSPLSVEDNLRLGAYTRSRFRQRASIAEDLEIMFAMFPVLRERRTQAAGTLSGGEQQMLAIGRALMARPRLLLLDEPGMGLAPLVVKDIFRHIVELRDRLGLTVLLVEQNARSALKIADRGYVLENGRVILQGTADELLANRDVQRAYLGRELEE; the protein is encoded by the coding sequence ATGCAGCCCACCCTTCTTTCACTCAAGAATATGGACGTTTTTTACGGCCGCATCCATGCCGTGCGCCGAGCCACCCTACACGTGCGCCAAGGCGAGATCGTGGCGCTCATCGGCGGCAACGGCGCGGGCAAGACCACCATGCTCTGCACCATCTCCGGTCTGATTCGGCCCGGGCAGGGCAGCATTCTTTTCGGGGACACGGATCTGGTGCATCGCAGTCCGGAGCAGATCGTGCGTGCCGGGATCTCCCATGTGCCCGAGGGGCGGCTGGTTTTTAGTCCCTTGTCCGTGGAAGACAACCTGCGCCTCGGGGCCTACACTCGATCCCGGTTTCGGCAGCGGGCAAGCATCGCCGAGGATCTGGAGATTATGTTCGCCATGTTTCCGGTGCTACGCGAACGCCGCACCCAGGCAGCAGGGACATTGTCCGGCGGGGAACAGCAGATGCTGGCCATCGGCCGGGCGCTGATGGCCAGACCCCGGCTTCTCCTGCTGGACGAGCCGGGCATGGGGCTTGCCCCACTGGTGGTCAAGGATATTTTCCGGCATATCGTGGAGTTGCGGGATCGCCTTGGGCTGACCGTGCTCCTGGTGGAACAGAATGCCCGCAGCGCGCTCAAAATCGCCGACCGGGGCTATGTGCTGGAAAACGGGCGGGTCATCCTGCAGGGCACGGCCGACGAACTGCTGGCCAACCGTGATGTGCAACGGGCGTATCTTGGTCGGGAACTGGAAGAATAG
- the glyS gene encoding glycine--tRNA ligase subunit beta: protein MRHFVLEIGVEEMPARFLPLLDRELADRFSALLSEAGLAYGRVATASTPRRLVVDITGLSAVQKTEEIVVSGPPARIAFDADGNPTKAGLGFAKSQNVEFDQIYVEKTDKGEYLALKKTVGGRTAGEILAETCMAILPNLTFPKKMQWMGKECTFGRPVRWILAMLDDQIVPFAFAGLTASNQTRGHRVMGPGPFTVPHADEYARILNDQGKVILHAADRKQAIRAEGDRLAAEMGGSVEWLESLLDQVANLVETPRAMLGGFHEKFLELPAEVLLTSMETHQKSFGLRGADGKLLPYFLTAANIESREPALVRKGWERVLRARLEDARFFWEADCAATFDHWLDKLDKVIFIGPLGTMGDKTRRLEKLAAFIASRVAPELGESMRRAGRLSKADLVSEMVYEFDDLQGKMGGIYARRQGESQTVAEALYEQYLPAGQDSPLPSSKAGAILSLADKLDNLAGCFGLGMMPTGAADPYALRRNALGVCRIILEMGLQVDIEVLLREAQKGYAGVTWKFGEDEALEKLMDFFGQRLRAYWNGQGIPTLVIEAAMAPGFTDIHDTWLRVRALAEFSREDDFEASVLTFKRAANIIRKQADQDLSGAVREDLLEVDAEKSFWATLQGIEPVWAELAATADYAQMLSRLRVLRPAVDGFFDGVMVMCDDLALRTNRLNLLYRLVNTLGRVADFGKFQV, encoded by the coding sequence ATGAGGCATTTTGTTCTTGAAATCGGCGTGGAGGAAATGCCGGCGCGTTTCCTGCCCCTGCTGGACCGCGAGCTGGCGGATCGTTTTTCAGCCCTGCTTTCCGAAGCGGGCCTTGCGTATGGCCGTGTCGCCACGGCCTCCACCCCTCGGCGGTTGGTGGTGGACATTACCGGCCTGTCCGCTGTGCAAAAGACCGAGGAGATCGTCGTGTCCGGGCCCCCGGCGCGTATCGCCTTCGATGCGGACGGCAATCCGACCAAGGCGGGCCTGGGCTTCGCCAAGTCCCAGAACGTTGAGTTCGATCAGATCTACGTCGAGAAGACGGACAAGGGCGAGTATCTGGCCCTCAAGAAAACCGTGGGCGGGCGCACGGCCGGTGAGATTCTGGCTGAAACCTGCATGGCGATCCTGCCGAACCTCACTTTTCCCAAGAAAATGCAGTGGATGGGCAAGGAATGCACTTTCGGGCGCCCGGTGCGCTGGATTCTGGCCATGCTTGACGACCAGATCGTGCCCTTCGCCTTTGCCGGACTGACCGCGTCCAACCAGACCCGTGGTCACCGGGTCATGGGTCCCGGTCCGTTCACTGTGCCCCATGCCGACGAATATGCCCGGATTTTGAACGATCAGGGCAAGGTCATTCTGCATGCGGCCGACCGCAAGCAGGCGATCAGGGCCGAAGGCGACCGACTGGCGGCCGAGATGGGCGGCAGCGTGGAGTGGCTTGAATCCCTGCTCGATCAGGTCGCCAATCTGGTTGAAACCCCACGCGCCATGCTTGGCGGATTCCATGAGAAGTTTCTGGAACTGCCCGCCGAAGTGCTGCTGACCAGCATGGAGACGCATCAGAAGAGCTTTGGCCTGCGCGGCGCGGACGGAAAGCTGTTGCCGTACTTCCTGACCGCCGCCAATATCGAGTCCCGCGAACCGGCTTTGGTGCGCAAGGGCTGGGAGAGGGTGCTGCGCGCCCGCCTGGAGGACGCCCGCTTTTTCTGGGAGGCCGACTGCGCCGCGACCTTCGATCATTGGCTGGACAAGCTGGACAAGGTCATTTTCATCGGTCCGCTTGGCACCATGGGCGACAAGACGCGCAGGCTGGAAAAGCTGGCCGCCTTCATCGCCTCCCGTGTCGCGCCGGAACTTGGCGAGTCCATGAGGCGCGCCGGGCGGCTTTCCAAGGCCGATCTGGTTTCGGAGATGGTCTACGAGTTCGACGACCTGCAGGGCAAGATGGGCGGCATTTACGCCCGGCGCCAGGGCGAGAGCCAGACAGTGGCCGAGGCTCTCTATGAGCAGTACCTGCCCGCCGGACAGGATTCGCCCCTGCCTTCGAGCAAGGCCGGAGCCATCTTGTCCCTGGCCGACAAACTCGACAACCTGGCGGGCTGTTTCGGCCTCGGCATGATGCCCACGGGCGCGGCCGATCCCTACGCCTTGCGCCGCAACGCCCTTGGCGTGTGCCGCATCATTCTGGAAATGGGACTGCAGGTCGACATCGAGGTTCTGCTGCGCGAGGCGCAGAAAGGCTATGCGGGCGTGACCTGGAAGTTCGGCGAGGACGAAGCCCTGGAAAAACTCATGGATTTCTTCGGGCAGCGTCTGCGCGCCTACTGGAACGGGCAGGGCATCCCGACCCTGGTCATCGAGGCGGCCATGGCTCCCGGTTTCACGGACATTCATGACACCTGGCTGCGGGTTCGCGCCCTGGCGGAGTTCAGCCGCGAGGATGATTTCGAGGCTTCGGTTCTGACCTTCAAGCGTGCGGCCAACATTATCCGCAAGCAGGCCGATCAGGATCTTTCGGGCGCAGTGCGCGAAGATCTTCTTGAGGTCGATGCGGAAAAATCGTTTTGGGCCACCTTGCAGGGGATCGAGCCTGTCTGGGCGGAACTGGCGGCCACGGCCGACTATGCGCAGATGCTGTCCCGTCTGCGGGTGCTGCGTCCGGCCGTTGACGGATTCTTCGACGGGGTCATGGTCATGTGCGACGACCTTGCGTTGCGCACAAATCGCTTGAATTTGCTGTATCGATTGGTCAACACCCTGGGGCGTGTTGCCGATTTTGGTAAATTTCAGGTCTAG
- a CDS encoding phenylacetate--CoA ligase family protein, with amino-acid sequence MYWQSEYECMERGELELLQLERLQATLNRVARNVPLYRKRFAELGIDPYDVQSLEDVKRLPFTTKDDLRQNYPYGLFAVPLRDVVRMQASTGTTGKPTVVGYTSGDVRRWSELAARILTAGGVTKDDAVQIAFNYGLFTGAFGVHSGAELIGASVIPSSGGDPRRQISIMQDYRTTALVCTPSYALHLADTLDEMNINKTALSLRFGLFGSEPWTEETRQEIETRLGIQATDNYGLSEITGVAGECLERAGLHINEDHFLAEIVDPQTGEVLPAGAKGELVLTTLTKEAFPLIRFRTGDLTTLTDAPCACGRTLRRMTRIPGRSDDMLIIHGVNVFPAQIEAVISGTGLTDPHYQIVLDRVGHMDLATIMLEAPESFCTDSIKISQRIVENVRIRLQTELGVAFEVRLVEPRTIERNNGSRIVDRRKM; translated from the coding sequence ATGTACTGGCAGAGCGAATATGAATGCATGGAGCGTGGGGAGCTGGAACTCTTGCAGCTGGAGCGGTTGCAGGCCACCCTGAACCGCGTGGCCCGCAATGTGCCGCTGTATCGCAAGCGTTTTGCGGAACTGGGCATCGACCCCTATGACGTGCAGTCTTTAGAGGACGTGAAACGCCTGCCTTTCACCACCAAGGACGATCTGCGCCAGAACTATCCGTACGGCCTTTTCGCCGTGCCCCTGCGCGATGTCGTGCGCATGCAGGCTTCCACCGGCACCACGGGCAAGCCTACGGTGGTGGGGTACACCTCCGGCGATGTGCGCCGCTGGTCCGAGCTGGCGGCCCGCATCCTCACGGCGGGCGGGGTGACCAAGGACGACGCCGTGCAGATCGCCTTCAACTACGGCCTTTTTACCGGCGCTTTCGGCGTGCATTCCGGCGCGGAACTCATCGGCGCGTCGGTCATTCCCAGTTCCGGAGGCGACCCGCGCCGCCAGATTTCCATCATGCAGGACTACCGCACCACGGCCCTTGTCTGCACCCCGAGCTACGCCCTGCATCTGGCCGACACTCTGGACGAGATGAACATCAACAAGACCGCGCTCAGTCTGCGCTTCGGCCTGTTCGGCTCCGAACCCTGGACCGAGGAGACGCGCCAGGAGATCGAGACCCGGCTCGGCATCCAGGCCACGGACAATTACGGCCTGAGCGAAATCACGGGCGTGGCCGGGGAATGCCTGGAACGGGCCGGTCTGCACATCAACGAGGACCATTTCCTGGCCGAGATCGTGGACCCGCAGACCGGAGAGGTCTTGCCTGCCGGAGCCAAGGGCGAGCTGGTGCTGACCACCCTGACCAAGGAAGCCTTCCCCCTGATCCGGTTCCGCACCGGAGACCTGACCACGCTCACCGACGCCCCCTGCGCCTGCGGCCGGACGCTGAGGCGCATGACCCGTATTCCCGGCCGCAGCGACGACATGCTCATCATTCATGGCGTGAACGTTTTTCCGGCCCAGATCGAGGCGGTCATCTCCGGCACGGGACTGACCGATCCTCATTACCAGATCGTGCTGGACCGGGTCGGGCACATGGATCTGGCCACCATCATGCTCGAAGCCCCGGAATCCTTCTGCACGGACTCCATCAAGATATCCCAGCGCATCGTCGAAAACGTGCGTATCCGACTACAGACGGAGCTGGGTGTGGCTTTTGAGGTCCGGCTGGTGGAACCGAGGACCATCGAGAGAAACAACGGGAGCAGGATCGTGGATCGTCGCAAGATGTGA